The following proteins are encoded in a genomic region of Oncorhynchus kisutch isolate 150728-3 linkage group LG6, Okis_V2, whole genome shotgun sequence:
- the LOC109893321 gene encoding histone acetyltransferase KAT2A, with protein sequence MSDPVAQALQPRLHQAQSGGTAGSNAAAVGSGSGNSDPVRPGLSQQQRASQKKAQVRAFPRAKKLEKLGVFSACKASDTCKCNGWKNPQPPTATRSMDLQQQAASLSESCRSCGHALAAHVSHLENVSEEEINRLLGMVVDVENLFMSVHKEEDTDTKQVYFYLFKLLRKCILQMSQPIVEGSLGSPPFQKPNIEQGVLNFVQYKFSHLAPRERQTMFELSKMFLLCLNYWKLETPTQFRQRSQKDDGTAYKVDYTRWLCYCHVPQSNDSLPRYETTQVFGRSLLKSIFTVTRRQLLEKFRVEKDKLLPEKRTLILTHFPKFLSMLEEEIYGENSPIWEADFTMPASEGSQLGHQLVISPAAVSGSSSFSKGMNSGSSLGSLGLDAGVAEPITGEKRKLPEVLTLEDAKRIRVMGDIPMELVNEVMMTITDPAAMLGPETSLLSANAARDETARLEERRGIIEFHVIGNSLSQKSNKKILMWLVGLQNVFSHQLPRMPKEYITRLVFDPKHKTLALIKDGRVIGGICFRMFPTQGFTEIVFCAVTSNEQVKGYGTHLMNHLKEYHIKHSILYFLTYADEYAIGYFKKQGFSKDIKVTKSRYLGYIKDYEGATLMECELNPRIPYTELSHIIKRQKEIIKKLIERKQSQIRKVYPGLTCFKEGVRQIPVESIPGIRETGWKPSAKEKVKELKDPDVLYNMLKNLLAQVKTHPDAWPFMEPVKKTEAPDYYEIIRFPIDLKTMTERLKNRYYVTKKLFIADLQRVITNCREYNPPDSEYCKCANTLEKFFYFKLKEGGLIEK encoded by the exons ATGTCGGACCCGGTGGCACAGGCCTTGCAACCCCGGCTACATCAAGCTCAGTCTGGTGGGACTGCTGGGTCTAACGCTGCTGCGGTGGGATCTGGATCGGGGAACAGTGACCCAGTCAGACCAGGTCTTAGCCAACAACAGCGGGCGAGTCAGAAAAAAGCCCAAGTCAGAGCTTTTCCACGGGCGAAAAAGCTCGAGAAACTCGGCGTCTTCTCCGCTtgcaag GCTAGTGACACATGCAAGTGCAATGGCTGGAAGAACCCACAACCGCCGACTGCCACCCGAAGTATGGATTTACAGCAACAAGCGGCCAGCCTTAGCGAGTCCTGCCGCAGCTGCGGGCATGCCCTGG CGGCCCATGTGTCCCACCTGGAGAACGTGTCAGAGGAGGAGATCAACAGGCTGCTGGGCATGGTGGTGGATGTGGAGAACCTCTTTATGTCTGTGCACAAGGAGGAGGACACGGACACCAAGCAGGTCTACTTCTACCTCTTCAAG CTGCTGAGAAAATGCATTTTGCAGATGAGTCAGCCGATAGTGGAGGGATCATTGGGGAGTCCCCCCTTTCAGAAGCCCAACATTGAGCAG GGAGTGTTGAACTTCGTTCAGTACAAATTCAGCCACCTGGCTCCCAGAGAGAGGCAGACGATGTTTGAGCTCTCCAAGATGTTCCTCCTGTGTCTCAACTACTGGAAGCTGGAGACCCCCACACAGTTCCGCCAGCGGTCCCAGAAGGATGATGGCACAGCCTACAAAGTGGACtacaccag GTGGCTATGCTACTGCCATGTCCCCCAGAGTAACGACAGCCTGCCGCGCTATGAGACCACCCAGGTGTTTGGCCGCAGTCTGCTCAAGTCAATCTTCACCGTGACGCGCCGCCAGCTCCTGGAGAAGTTCCGAGTGGAGAAGGACAAGCTCCTCCCAGAGAAACGCACACTCATCCTCACACACTTTCCCAA GTTTCTGTCTATGCTAGAGGAGGAGATCTATGGGGAAAACTCTCCCATCTGGGAGGCTGACTTTACCATGCCTGCCTCAGAGGGGAGCCAGCTGGGTCACCAGTTAG TGATCAGCCCTGCTGCAGTGTCGGGCTCGTCCTCCTTCTCTAAGGGCATGAACAGTGGCTCTTCGCTAGGCAGTCTGGGGCTGGACGCTGGCGTGGCCGAGCCCATAACAG gagagaagaggaagctTCCAGAAGTTCTGACCCTGGAGGATGCTAAGAGGATCAGAGTGATGGGAGACATCCCGATGGAGTTGGTCAACGAGGTGATGATGACCATCACTGACCCGGCTGCCATGTTGGGCCCAGAG ACGAGTCTGCTGTCTGCCAATGCTGCTCGTGATGAGACAGCCCGGTTAGAGGAGAGGCGGGGCATCATAGAGTTCCATGTCATAGGGAACTCTCTTTCCCAGAAGTCCAACAAGAAGATTCTGATGTGGCTGGTGGGCTTGCAGAACGTCTTCTCCCACCAGCTGCCTCGCATGCCCAAAGAGTACATCACACGCCTAGTGTTTGACCC GAAGCACAAGACGCTGGCCCTAATCAAAGATGGCCGTGTCATCGGGGGGATATGTTTCAGGATGTTCCCCACCCAGGGCTTCACTGAGATCGTCTTCTGTGCCGTCACATCCAACGAGCAAGTCAAG GGCTACGGTACTCACCTGATGAACCACCTAAAGGAGTACCACATCAAGCACAGCATCCTGTACTTCCTCACCTACGCTGATGAGTACGCCATTGGCTACTTCAAGAAGCAG GGTTTTTCCAAAGACATCAAAGTGACTAAGAGTCGTTACCTTGGTTACATCAAGGACTACGAGGGGGCTACCCTCATGGAGTGTGAGCTAAATCCCAGGATCCCCTACACAGAGCTCTCTCATATCATCAAGAGGCAGAAAGAG ATCATTAAGAAGCTGATTGAGAGGAAGCAGAGCCAGATCAGGAAGGTATACCCAGGACTCACCTGCTTCAAAGAGGGGGTACGGCAGATCCCCGTGGAGAGCATCCCTGGCATCA GGGAGACAGGCTGGAAGCCCAGTGCAAAGGAGAAAGT GAAAGAGTTGAAAGACCCTGACGTATTGTACAACATGCTGAAGAATCTCCTGGCCCAGGTCAAG ACTCACCCTGATGCCTGGCCCTTCATGGAGCCTGTAAAAAAGACTGAGGCTCCAGACTACTACGAGATCATACGCTTCCCCATTG ATCTGAAGACCATGACGGAGAGGCTGAAGAACAGATACTATGTGACCAAGAAGCTGTTCATAGCAGACCTGCAGCGCGTCATTACCAACTGCCGTGAATACAACCCCCCGGACAGCGAGTACTGCAAGTGTGCCAACACCCTGGAGAAGTTCTTCTACTTTAAGCTGAAGGAAGGGGGCTTGATCGAGAAGTGA
- the dhx58 gene encoding ATP-dependent RNA helicase DHX58 gives MADFGLYEYQEEVVQRALRGENIIIWLPTGGGKTRAAVYVAKKHLENNPGAKVAVLVNKVHLVDQHYNKEFNPYLGRDYSLVSISGDCDQKDFFGSEVKNSDLVICTAQILENALTNQEEGKHVELSQFTLLIIDECHHTHKEGVYNKIMARYVAQKLKGERRLPQILGLTASPGTGGTKSIKGAVEHVLQICANLDSVIVSSKVYAHELKKKVPRPRKRFDIVDRRPQDPFGDHLKFMMQFIHDFMALGPDFPVREFGTQEYEADVVILEKKGVTDRNRLLSQCALHLRQYNDALLINDTVRMVDAFRVLESYYSTKSSTAMDGTDFFLLGLYQENEVELRKLSGDARFENPKMGKLQNTLLEQFDQGGNSRGILFSKTRKSICCLYDWVSNNPALQRAGIRAAILTGAGNGINYMTQNEQKDTIRNFRLGSLNLLISTSVAEEGLDIPECNLVVRYGLLTNEIAQQQASGRARASDSVYSVVAQAGGREVRRELLNECLEDLTGRAIGEVQRMEPREFQMKITDLQTEALLTRQLAEQLKIKKRSRFNAATVQLSCRGCFLPVALGNDIKVIENAHHVNINPDFERYYKTGGQPALKTFEDWEPGRVISCAACGRQWGMEIIYKKIAMLPILAIENFAMETPEGRKLAKKWKNVEFTVEEFNFSTYCHNKFPNMLD, from the exons ATGGCAGACTTTGGGCTGTATGAGTACCAGGAGGAGGTGGTTCAGAGGGCTCTCCGGGGGGAGAACATCATCATCTGGCTGCCCACCGGAGGAGGAAAGACACGGGCTGCTGTGTATGTGGCCAAAAAACATCTGGAGAATAACCCTGGAGCTAAGGTGGCTGTGCTGGTCAacaag GTTCATTTGGTCGACCAACACTACAACAAAGAGTTCAATCCCTATCTGGGTCGAGACTATAGCCTGGTGTCTATCAGTGGGGACTGTGACCAGAAGGACTTCTTTGGTAGCGAGGTCAAGAACTCTGACCTGGTCATCTGTACAGCACAGATACTGGAGAATGCCCTGACCAACCAGGAGGAGGGAAAACATGTCGAGCTCTCAC AGTTCACTCTGCTGATCATTGATGAGTGCCACCACACTCATAAGGAGGGTGTCTACAATAAGATCATGGCGCGCTACGTGGCACAGAAGCTGAAGGGGGAGAGGCGGCTGCCGCAGATCCTGGGCCTCACTGCCTCTCCTGGGACAGGGGGAACCAAGAGCATCAAAGGAGCTGTGGAGCATGTGCTGCag ATTTGTGCCAACCTGGACTCGGTGATTGTGTCGTCTAAAGTGTACGCCCATGAGCTGAAGAAAAAGGTCCCCAGACCCAGGAAAAGGTTTGACATCGTTGACAGAAGACCTCAG GACCCATTTGGGGATCACCTGAAGTTCATGATGCAGTTTATCCATGACTTTATGGCCTTAGGGCCTGACTTTCCCGTCAGGGAGTTTGGCACGCAGGAGTACGAGGCAGACGTGGTGATTCTGGAGAAGAAGG GtgtgacagacaggaacagactgCTCTCCCAGTGTGCTCTCCACCTGCGTCAGTACAACGACGCCCTGCTCATCAACGACACTGTGCGCATGGTGGATGCCTTTAGGGTCCTGGAGTCCTACTATAGTACCAAGAGCTCCACCGCCATGGATGGAACCGACTTCTTCCTGCTTGGACTCTACCAGG AAAACGAGGTGGAGCTGAGGAAACTGTCAGGCGATGCCCGGTTTGAAAACCCTAAAATGGGGAAGCTTCAGAACACCCTGCTGGAGCAGTTTGACCAGGGTGGGAACTCCAGAGGGATCCTGTTCTCCAAGACCCGTAAAAGCATCTGCTGCTTGTATGACTGGGTGTCCAACAACCCAGCACTGCAGCGTGCTGGTATCAGAGCAGCCATTCTGACTGGCGCTGGCAATGGCATCAATTACATGACCCAG AATGAGCAGAAGGACACAATCCGCAACTTCCGCCTGGGCTCCCTCAACCTCCTGATCTCCACCAGCGTAGCCGAGGAGGGCCTGGACATCCCAGAATGCAACCTGGTGGTGCGCTACGGGCTGCTGACCAATGAGATCGCACAACAGCAGGCCAGTGGCCGGGCTCGGGCGAGTGACAGCGTTTACTCTGTGGTGGCCCAGGCGGGGGGGCGGGAGGTGCGTCGGGAACTCCTCAATGAATGTCTGGAGGACTTGACTGGCAGGGCCATCGGCGAAGTGCAGAGGATGGAGCCCAGGGAGTTCCAAATGAAG ATCACTGATCTCCAGACAGAAGCGTTGTTGACCAGACAGTTGGCAGAGCAGTTGAAGATCAAGAAGAGGAGTCGTTTCAATGCTGCTACGGTTCAGCTCTCGTGTCGAGGCTGTTTTCTGCCCGTGGCCTTAGGCAATGACATTAAAGTCATTGAAAACGCACACCATGTCAACATCAATCCTGACTTTGA GAGGTACTATAAGACCGGCGGGCAGCCCGCGCTGAAGACTTTCGAGGACTGGGAGCCAGGCCGTGTGATCAGCTGTGCTGCCTGTGGCAGG CAATGGGGAATGGAAATTATATATAAGAAGATTGCGATGCTGCCCATTCTGGCCATCGAGAACTTTGCCATGGAGACTCCGGAGGGAAGAAAATTAGCCAAGAAGTGGAAGAACGTTGAGTTTACAGTGGAGGAGTTTAACTTCAGCACGTACTGTCATAACAAATTCCCTAACATGTTGGATTGA